A single Montipora foliosa isolate CH-2021 chromosome 7, ASM3666993v2, whole genome shotgun sequence DNA region contains:
- the LOC138009689 gene encoding enhancer of split mdelta protein-like, giving the protein MAQRIHLSRRRQASKPLLERQRRARINRSLEELKGLVLSSLYRDQNDQNFQKMEKAEILELTVNFLKMIRQQQMPGHCYNRSHSESVTTYRAGFNDCASKVISLMENQPHMDTKLREQILVRLAASCNPVKPDDVYYSSSASQLYQSQKSTDLTAYCSMYSPPPSPPSSAFIPYQVSNKAVKPLETGSKTSRECHSSTHTNSASEESRLPLWRPWMSS; this is encoded by the exons ATGGCCCAAAGAATTCACTTGAGCAGAAGACGACAG GCAAGCAAACCTTTGCTAGAGAGACAACGGCGCGCACGTATTAACCGAAGCCTCGAAGAACTCAAAGGACTTGTCTTATCCTCGCTATATCGGGATCAG AATGATCAAAATTTCCAAAAGATGGAGAAAGCAGAGATTCTTGAACTGACCGTAAACTTTTTGAAAATGATTCGACAACAGCAAATGCCTG GCCACTGTTACAACCGTAGCCATTCGGAATCAGTGACTACTTATCGTGCTGGCTTCAATGACTGTGCGTCCAAAGTTATCAGTTTGATGGAAAATCAACCTCATATGGACACCAAACTACGCGAACAAATCCTTGTGCGTTTGGCAGCGTCTTGCAATCCTGTGAAACCAGATGATGTGTATTATTCCAGCTCCGCGTCTCAATTGTATCAATCACAGAAGTCGACTGACCTTACAGCCTATTGTTCTATGTATTCTCCACCACCTTCTCCACCATCAAGCGCATTCATTCCTTACCAGGTCAGCAACAAAGCAGTAAAGCCACTTGAAACGGGTTCGAAAACATCTCGTGAATGCCACAGTTCCACTCACACGAACAGCGCCTCAGAAGAAAGCAGGCTTCCACTGTGGAGACCATGGATGTCGAGCTAA